From Camelina sativa cultivar DH55 chromosome 20, Cs, whole genome shotgun sequence, the proteins below share one genomic window:
- the LOC104771267 gene encoding 40S ribosomal protein S24-2 gives MAEKAVTIRTRNFMTNRLLARKQFVIDVLHPGRANVSKAELKEKLARMYEVKDPNAIFCFKFRTHFGGGKSSGYGLIYDSVDNAKKFEPKYRLIRNGLDTKIERSRKQMKERKNRAKKIRGVKKTKAGDPKKK, from the exons ATGGCGGAGAAAGCTGTCACTATCAGAACCAGAAACTTCATGACCAACAGGCTTCTCGCCAGGAAGCAATTC GTCATTGATGTTCTTCATCCTGGAAGAGCCAATGTTTCAAAG GCTGAGTTGAAGGAGAAGTTGGCAAGGATGTACGAGGTTAAGGACCCCAATGCTATCTTCTGTTTCAAATTCAGAACTCACTTTGGAGGTGGTAAATCTTCTGGATACGGTTTGATCTATGATTCTGTCGACAACGCCAAGAAATTTGAGCCCAAGTACAGACTGATCAGG AACGGACTTGACACCAAGATTGAGAGGTCAAGGAAACAGATGAAGGAGAGGAAGAACAGGGCGAAGAAAATCCGTGGTGTTAAGAAG ACCAAGGCTGGTGACCCCAAGAAGAAGTAA